A window from Alkalicoccobacillus plakortidis encodes these proteins:
- a CDS encoding dicarboxylate/amino acid:cation symporter, whose amino-acid sequence MNLTVKILIGLFVGIVTGILFNVFAPELFESVDMYFFGPIGTTFLNLIMMIVIPLVFFSIALGAAGMGDPKKLGRIGGKTIAFFLSTTAIALTIGLSIGLIVQPGDEGLLGTGEEDYSVSEAPPIMETITNIIPSNPIEAMATGEMLQIIAFALFIGVAIAILGEKVATFKKLLEQGNEIMMFLVTVIMKLAPYGAGALIASALGNAGFAAMKSLAMYMLCVVGALVIHTFFTYGLGVSILGRMNPIKFFKNFIPAIAMAFSLSSSTGTLPLSMKTAQEKLGVSKQVSSFVQPLGATINMDGTAIMQAIATVFIAQVYAETLTVPDLLTVVLTATLASIGTAGVPGAGMIMLAMVLTSVGLPAEGIALVIGVDRILDMIRTSVNITGDAACAVIVDHGERKNGHIKDEEEDIQQPHNKLKKPRRLQLVVLVFSFHDLLS is encoded by the coding sequence ATGAATTTAACGGTGAAAATTTTGATAGGACTTTTTGTCGGTATTGTTACTGGTATCTTATTTAATGTATTTGCACCAGAACTATTCGAATCAGTAGACATGTATTTCTTTGGTCCAATTGGTACGACTTTTCTGAACTTAATCATGATGATTGTGATTCCACTTGTTTTCTTTTCTATTGCACTAGGTGCAGCAGGAATGGGAGATCCTAAAAAACTAGGGAGAATAGGTGGTAAGACCATCGCGTTTTTCTTATCTACTACTGCAATTGCTTTGACCATTGGTCTCTCAATCGGATTAATAGTGCAACCTGGAGACGAAGGTTTACTTGGTACTGGAGAAGAAGATTATTCAGTTTCTGAAGCTCCTCCTATTATGGAAACAATTACAAATATTATTCCATCTAACCCGATAGAAGCAATGGCAACTGGAGAAATGCTCCAAATTATTGCGTTCGCATTATTTATTGGTGTAGCTATTGCGATTCTTGGTGAGAAAGTTGCAACCTTTAAAAAATTGTTGGAGCAGGGTAACGAAATCATGATGTTTTTGGTTACTGTTATTATGAAACTTGCTCCTTATGGTGCGGGTGCGCTTATTGCTTCAGCTCTTGGTAATGCTGGCTTTGCAGCTATGAAATCATTAGCGATGTATATGCTCTGCGTAGTGGGCGCATTAGTAATCCACACATTCTTTACGTATGGATTAGGTGTATCGATCCTTGGACGAATGAATCCTATCAAATTCTTTAAAAATTTCATACCGGCTATAGCGATGGCATTTAGTTTATCGAGTAGTACAGGTACGTTACCGTTATCCATGAAGACGGCTCAGGAAAAGCTTGGTGTTTCCAAACAAGTATCAAGTTTTGTTCAACCGCTTGGGGCTACAATTAACATGGATGGAACAGCAATCATGCAAGCAATTGCTACTGTATTTATTGCACAGGTATACGCTGAAACACTGACAGTCCCTGATCTTTTGACGGTTGTTTTGACCGCTACTTTAGCTAGTATCGGTACGGCCGGGGTTCCTGGAGCTGGCATGATTATGCTTGCAATGGTTCTAACATCAGTCGGACTACCAGCAGAAGGAATTGCGTTAGTCATTGGGGTAGACCGAATTTTAGACATGATTCGTACCTCTGTAAATATTACTGGTGATGCTGCGTGTGCAGTTATTGTGGATCATGGGGAACGTAAAAATGGTCATATCAAAGATGAGGAAGAGGATATACAGCAACCTCATAACAAACTTAAAAAACCAAGACGACTGCAACTAGTTGTCTTGGTTTTTTCATTTCATGATCTCCTCAGCTGA
- a CDS encoding ABC transporter permease, with product MALLQVLSIVIGVGLGFLIRGSSEQASFITEFLGSSLPYDLLIYAFIFLALGFLLYGSIAAMLGSLVSRVEDVNTLIQPLIYMVMIAFFIAIYGLSNPDSIVVTVSSWIPFFSPIIMFLRFGLLAIPVWEVVLSFGVMIASIVVFSIFAANVYKGGVIMYGSGSLFKGIKAALSLSKK from the coding sequence GTGGCGCTACTTCAAGTTCTCTCGATTGTAATTGGAGTTGGACTAGGATTTCTGATTAGAGGTTCTTCAGAGCAAGCTAGCTTTATTACCGAGTTTCTTGGATCAAGTTTACCTTATGATTTACTTATTTATGCGTTTATCTTTTTAGCACTTGGTTTCTTGTTATATGGAAGTATTGCGGCGATGCTAGGATCACTTGTAAGTCGTGTAGAAGACGTAAACACACTAATCCAACCGTTAATTTACATGGTCATGATTGCATTTTTTATTGCGATTTATGGGTTAAGTAATCCCGATTCAATCGTTGTAACAGTTTCTTCATGGATTCCGTTCTTCTCACCAATCATCATGTTCCTTCGCTTCGGACTACTCGCTATACCAGTCTGGGAAGTCGTGCTATCATTTGGCGTGATGATTGCCTCTATCGTAGTATTTAGTATCTTTGCAGCTAATGTCTACAAAGGCGGAGTAATCATGTATGGTAGTGGTTCATTGTTTAAAGGGATTAAAGCAGCGTTATCGCTTTCAAAAAAATAA
- a CDS encoding lipoate--protein ligase family protein — protein MNFEKKNQKFAKTWRYFNHSNRGTEYAALQSFAFDDMLCQSVGESETAALRAWVHHQTVVLGTQDSRLPFIQEGLDFLVPDYRAIVRNSGGLAVMLDEGVLNLSLIFKEMKGWSINAGYDLMVELIRTMFPSHKDQIEAREIVGSYCPGSYDLSINGRKFAGISQRRTRGGVAVQIYLCVTGSGSERAEVIRRFYEVALRDGEARYEVPIIRPETMASLEELLGEQLTVDGVLQLATNAMKQLGAELSPSEASEEEQNQFEQQLIRVTQRHDRCLAPN, from the coding sequence ATGAATTTCGAAAAGAAAAATCAAAAATTCGCCAAAACATGGCGTTATTTTAACCATTCTAACCGCGGAACAGAATACGCCGCTCTCCAGTCATTTGCCTTTGACGATATGTTATGCCAATCCGTTGGTGAATCTGAAACAGCTGCACTTAGAGCCTGGGTCCACCATCAAACAGTTGTGCTCGGAACTCAGGATTCTCGGTTGCCTTTTATACAGGAAGGACTTGATTTCCTAGTCCCTGACTATCGAGCGATTGTTCGAAATTCAGGAGGACTTGCTGTCATGTTGGACGAAGGAGTGCTGAATCTTTCCCTTATCTTTAAAGAGATGAAGGGTTGGTCCATTAATGCGGGTTATGATCTAATGGTCGAACTCATTCGGACGATGTTCCCTAGTCATAAAGATCAAATTGAAGCACGTGAAATTGTTGGCTCCTATTGTCCAGGAAGCTATGACCTGAGCATAAACGGTAGAAAATTCGCCGGGATCTCACAACGCCGTACAAGAGGTGGCGTAGCTGTACAAATTTACCTCTGTGTAACAGGTAGCGGCTCAGAGCGAGCTGAGGTTATTCGAAGGTTTTACGAAGTAGCCCTTCGCGATGGCGAAGCTCGATACGAAGTTCCAATCATACGACCTGAAACAATGGCCTCACTCGAAGAACTATTAGGTGAGCAATTAACAGTAGATGGTGTCTTACAGCTAGCAACAAATGCCATGAAACAACTAGGCGCTGAGCTCTCACCATCTGAAGCAAGTGAAGAAGAACAAAACCAATTTGAACAGCAGCTTATACGAGTGACGCAGCGCCACGACCGTTGCCTTGCACCTAATTAA
- a CDS encoding ABC transporter permease — protein MYGTMIATEVATEKSSRVMEILVSSVHPIVQMFGKIIGIAWSGATSSSLDCNWSWTRISD, from the coding sequence ATGTATGGAACCATGATTGCTACAGAAGTTGCCACAGAGAAATCATCTCGCGTAATGGAGATCTTGGTCTCAAGTGTTCACCCGATTGTTCAAATGTTCGGAAAGATTATCGGGATTGCTTGGAGTGGCGCTACTTCAAGTTCTCTCGATTGTAATTGGAGTTGGACTAGGATTTCTGATTAG
- the pta gene encoding phosphate acetyltransferase has product MSDLFTQIKEQVQQHQPTIVFPEGTDERILKAAVKLAEERIVKPILIGAPEAINEVANKEGIQLSSEITIYNPADYAEFDAMVEAFVGRRKGKETEESARKILLDVNYFGTMLVYMDKAEGLVSGAAHSTGDTVRPAFQIIKTLPGIKRTSGVFVMVKEDQKFVFGDCAINIAPNAEELSEIAIATAETAKLFDIDPKVAMLSFSTLGSASSQETQKVSEATKIAQAARPDLVIDGEFQFDAAFVPAVAQKKAPNSPLQGQANVFIFPSLESGNLGYKIAQRLGGYDAIGPILQGLNKPVNDLSRGCDADDVFKLSLITAMQAIKQRVTV; this is encoded by the coding sequence ATGAGCGATTTGTTTACTCAAATTAAAGAACAGGTCCAACAACATCAGCCAACCATTGTTTTTCCAGAAGGTACGGATGAAAGAATTTTAAAAGCAGCTGTCAAATTGGCAGAAGAGCGTATTGTGAAACCAATTCTAATTGGTGCTCCAGAAGCGATTAACGAAGTAGCAAATAAAGAGGGAATTCAACTTTCTTCAGAAATCACTATATACAATCCAGCAGACTATGCGGAATTTGATGCGATGGTCGAAGCTTTTGTTGGACGTCGTAAAGGAAAAGAAACCGAAGAAAGCGCACGTAAGATCCTTCTTGATGTGAACTACTTTGGTACAATGCTTGTTTATATGGATAAAGCAGAAGGTCTAGTTAGTGGTGCAGCTCATTCAACTGGCGACACTGTAAGACCAGCTTTTCAGATTATTAAAACGTTGCCAGGAATCAAACGTACTTCTGGTGTGTTTGTGATGGTAAAAGAAGATCAGAAATTTGTCTTTGGTGATTGCGCGATTAACATCGCACCAAATGCAGAAGAGCTTTCTGAAATTGCGATTGCAACGGCAGAAACAGCTAAACTATTTGATATAGATCCAAAAGTAGCTATGCTTAGCTTCTCAACACTTGGATCTGCGTCTTCTCAAGAAACGCAAAAAGTATCAGAAGCAACAAAAATTGCCCAAGCAGCTCGTCCGGATCTAGTGATTGACGGTGAATTCCAATTTGACGCAGCATTTGTTCCAGCTGTTGCACAAAAGAAAGCACCTAATTCACCACTTCAAGGACAAGCAAATGTATTCATTTTCCCAAGTCTTGAGTCAGGTAACTTAGGTTATAAAATTGCTCAGCGTCTTGGTGGATACGATGCAATTGGCCCGATCTTGCAAGGTTTAAACAAACCAGTGAACGATCTATCACGCGGATGTGACGCAGACGATGTCTTTAAGCTTAGCTTAATCACAGCGATGCAAGCCATCAAACAACGTGTAACAGTTTAA
- a CDS encoding HD domain-containing protein — MTESYQGLLDEEKVFKDPVHRYIHVRDKLIWALIGTKEFQRLRRVRQLGTSYITFHGAEHTRFTHSLGVYEITRRMIEVFQGRPHWNEEDRQLALVSALLHDIGHGPFSHSFEKVFHSDHEEWTRAIILGDTEVNQVLTSIGPRFAKDVAEVIEKTSSNKLVTSMISSQIDADRMDYLQRDAYYIGVSYGHFDMERILRVMRPTEDQVVIKQSGMHAVEDYIMSRYQMYWQVYFHPVTRSAEVILSKIFHRAKFLYKQGYEFNQSPYHLYSFFDGNPTLEDYLRLDESIVLFYFQIWQDEKDEILKDLCVRFINRRLFKYVEVNPNIQMTDWPRLRELFTATGLDPDYYLVVDSSSDLPYDFYRPGEEEERVPIHLVLPNGKIRELSRQSDLVESISGKKRTDHKLYYPGDWLELDDEFKKEKQEIKKLLFQEG, encoded by the coding sequence ATGACAGAATCGTATCAGGGATTGCTTGATGAAGAGAAGGTATTTAAAGATCCGGTGCATCGGTATATCCATGTGCGGGATAAGTTAATATGGGCTTTGATTGGAACAAAAGAGTTTCAACGACTTAGACGAGTTCGGCAATTAGGGACAAGCTATATCACCTTTCATGGTGCCGAACATACTAGGTTCACCCATTCTCTAGGGGTGTACGAAATCACAAGACGTATGATTGAAGTCTTTCAAGGCAGACCGCACTGGAATGAGGAAGACAGACAGCTGGCACTTGTATCAGCTCTGCTTCATGATATTGGTCATGGTCCTTTTTCACATTCGTTTGAAAAAGTATTTCACTCGGATCATGAAGAGTGGACACGCGCCATCATTCTTGGTGACACTGAAGTGAATCAGGTTCTAACTTCAATCGGGCCAAGATTTGCAAAAGATGTGGCTGAAGTGATTGAAAAAACGTCTTCTAATAAGCTTGTAACAAGCATGATTTCCAGTCAAATAGACGCGGACCGAATGGATTATCTTCAACGTGATGCGTATTACATTGGAGTCAGTTACGGCCATTTTGACATGGAGCGAATTCTGCGGGTCATGAGGCCAACAGAAGATCAGGTTGTCATTAAACAAAGTGGTATGCATGCGGTGGAAGACTATATCATGAGTCGTTATCAAATGTATTGGCAGGTCTATTTTCACCCTGTGACAAGAAGTGCTGAAGTGATCTTGAGCAAGATTTTTCATCGTGCAAAATTTTTATATAAACAAGGGTATGAGTTTAATCAATCACCGTATCATCTATATTCTTTTTTTGATGGGAATCCAACGCTTGAAGATTATTTACGTTTGGACGAATCCATTGTTCTGTTTTATTTTCAAATTTGGCAGGATGAAAAGGACGAGATCTTAAAGGATTTGTGTGTGCGGTTTATTAATAGACGGTTGTTTAAATATGTAGAAGTGAATCCAAATATTCAAATGACAGACTGGCCGAGGTTACGGGAGTTATTTACAGCGACTGGACTTGACCCTGATTACTATTTAGTAGTAGACTCTTCATCTGATTTGCCCTATGATTTTTATCGACCTGGTGAGGAAGAGGAGCGGGTACCAATTCATTTGGTACTTCCTAATGGGAAAATCCGTGAATTATCGAGACAATCGGATTTAGTTGAATCAATCTCAGGGAAAAAACGTACGGACCATAAGTTATACTATCCTGGCGATTGGCTTGAATTGGATGATGAATTTAAGAAGGAAAAACAAGAGATAAAGAAACTATTATTTCAAGAAGGGTGA
- a CDS encoding YwgA family protein, which produces MLDEHAKLMTFFSQAGEVIGRKKLQKMIYIEKKLNIPFRERYTFHVYGPYSEELSLRIEELTNLGLLNEVKEDKGHYYHYRYSLSDEGSQFLSLSSIDMPDATAVTNSLNQQSSRFLELLSTLLYFDHLSGEELKQKVISVKPKQKYTDEEFEKALEYKQNLEK; this is translated from the coding sequence ATGCTGGATGAACATGCGAAACTCATGACGTTTTTTTCACAAGCGGGTGAAGTCATTGGCCGCAAAAAGCTGCAAAAGATGATTTACATAGAAAAGAAGCTCAACATTCCATTTCGAGAGCGGTATACCTTCCATGTATATGGTCCTTATTCCGAAGAGCTTAGTCTTCGAATTGAGGAGCTGACAAACCTTGGTTTACTGAATGAAGTAAAAGAGGACAAGGGACATTATTATCATTATCGCTATAGCTTGTCGGATGAAGGCAGCCAATTCCTGTCGCTTTCATCGATTGACATGCCCGATGCAACGGCTGTAACAAATAGTCTTAATCAACAGAGCTCGCGCTTTCTTGAACTGTTGTCCACCTTATTGTATTTCGATCATTTAAGTGGTGAGGAATTAAAACAGAAGGTAATCTCAGTAAAACCTAAGCAAAAGTATACAGATGAAGAGTTTGAGAAGGCATTGGAGTACAAGCAGAATCTTGAAAAATGA
- the yidC gene encoding membrane protein insertase YidC translates to MKKSHLIMLTMVLLMIVLSACSPMEQAPITAETEGFWSHFFVYPMSWLITTVAVFFNDNYGLSIIITTILIRCVLLPLVLKQQKSTRKMQLLRPEMQEIQERMKKKKGDPKAQQEVQKEMMGLYQKHGVNPLAGCLPILVQFPIIMAFYFAIIRTEEIRAHEFLWFNLGQPDYILPVVAAITTFVQLKMSMSQMQAMPTVEGMPNPMSILMYIMPVMIIIAGVTLPSALSLYWVIGNIFMIIQTYFVVIRPNLTLAELEK, encoded by the coding sequence TTGAAGAAGTCACATTTGATTATGTTAACAATGGTGCTGTTGATGATTGTTCTATCAGCATGTTCACCTATGGAGCAAGCACCAATTACAGCTGAAACCGAGGGATTCTGGAGTCATTTCTTCGTATATCCAATGTCTTGGTTAATTACAACCGTTGCTGTTTTCTTTAATGATAACTACGGTTTGTCTATTATCATTACAACGATTTTGATTCGTTGTGTCCTATTACCACTAGTTCTGAAGCAGCAAAAAAGTACACGAAAAATGCAACTACTTCGTCCTGAAATGCAAGAAATTCAAGAACGAATGAAAAAGAAAAAGGGCGATCCAAAAGCTCAGCAAGAAGTTCAAAAGGAAATGATGGGACTTTATCAAAAGCACGGCGTTAACCCATTGGCTGGGTGTTTGCCAATTCTTGTTCAATTCCCAATCATTATGGCGTTCTATTTTGCGATTATCCGTACAGAAGAAATTAGAGCCCATGAATTTCTCTGGTTTAACCTAGGTCAGCCAGACTACATTCTGCCCGTTGTAGCGGCCATTACAACATTTGTTCAGTTGAAAATGTCTATGAGTCAAATGCAGGCAATGCCGACTGTTGAAGGTATGCCTAATCCGATGAGTATCTTAATGTATATTATGCCTGTCATGATTATTATTGCTGGTGTAACATTACCTTCTGCTCTTTCTCTGTACTGGGTTATCGGAAATATCTTCATGATTATCCAAACGTATTTTGTAGTCATTCGTCCAAACCTGACATTGGCTGAATTAGAAAAATAA
- the hemQ gene encoding hydrogen peroxide-dependent heme synthase, which yields MNEAAKTLDGWYVLHDFRKIDWASWKQVASEEREQIINELHTLLSNWEDAISTESGTHTIYSILGQKADIMLMLMRPTMQELNELENAFNKTRFAEFTVPSYSYVSVVELSNYLAAESNEDPYQNPHVRSRLYPTLTDAPYVCFYPMDKRRDGQDNWYMLDMDERRSLMRSHGMIGRSYAGKVKQIISGSIGFDDWEWGVTLFADDVLQFKKLVYEMRFDEVSARYGEFGSFYVGTLLKKEQLSRYLHV from the coding sequence ATGAACGAAGCAGCAAAGACTTTAGATGGATGGTATGTACTACATGATTTCCGCAAAATCGATTGGGCTTCATGGAAACAAGTAGCAAGCGAGGAAAGAGAACAAATTATAAATGAATTGCATACCCTGCTTTCTAATTGGGAGGATGCCATCTCAACAGAATCAGGTACGCACACAATCTACTCCATTTTAGGACAAAAAGCAGATATTATGTTGATGCTAATGCGTCCTACGATGCAAGAACTAAATGAACTAGAAAATGCATTTAATAAAACAAGATTTGCTGAGTTTACAGTCCCCTCTTACTCTTATGTATCAGTGGTTGAGCTAAGTAATTATCTTGCAGCTGAAAGCAACGAAGATCCTTATCAAAACCCACATGTTCGTTCAAGACTTTACCCTACACTTACTGATGCGCCATATGTGTGCTTCTATCCAATGGATAAACGCCGAGACGGTCAGGATAACTGGTATATGCTTGATATGGACGAGCGTCGTTCACTTATGCGCAGTCACGGGATGATTGGACGCAGCTATGCCGGAAAAGTAAAACAGATTATTTCAGGCTCTATCGGATTTGATGATTGGGAATGGGGCGTAACGCTATTTGCTGATGATGTCCTTCAGTTTAAAAAGCTAGTATACGAAATGCGTTTTGACGAAGTATCAGCACGTTACGGAGAGTTTGGTTCATTTTATGTTGGAACCCTACTAAAAAAAGAACAGCTATCACGCTATTTACACGTGTAA